The Megalops cyprinoides isolate fMegCyp1 chromosome 15, fMegCyp1.pri, whole genome shotgun sequence region AGATTCTGCTTGTACTGCAAACAGGTTGCAACAGGATTAGGCTGGCTCATCTCGCTCGCATTTATTTAAGAACTCAGTTTGAGGGGACACAGCAGGTGTGCGACTGCATGGAATGGGAAAGTGTATAACAGAAAAGCAGAGGCCAGAGTGTCTGTGcgtgagagaaaatgagagaaagatgTACTACACTGATAGCATAAGAGTGGGAGAGtgggtggagaggaggaaaatgtattagaggtgggggggggggttgtgtgtgtgtgtgtgtgcgtgcgtgcgtgcgtgtgtttagAGAGAGTGGAgcaggggtgaggagagagtgggggCAGCAGTAGTCAGCACTTCTCTCTAATTGAAATGGACAGGAGAGGCATGCCTCGGCCTCTATCTCTCTGCATTAAACGTGCAgttctgtctcacacactttctctacctcctctctctcagacacacacacacacacacaaagcaaccCAGttctcatatatacacacatttccCCATAGCCTCTCTAATAtactgcacacgcacacacacaggtgaagtGGTGCTCGGTGTGTTGCTGGAGATGAAATTCACGTTCATCAGTATTCCCTGCCTGGTGCAGCTACAGCGTCATTGCGTGGCCCAGCCCTAGGTCACAAACAGGACAGACATTCAATGTCTCTTTAGCACTAACCTGAAAAGGACGTTCTAAAGAGGTTCGgccagaaaatgtcaaaaaagaacaaaggcaATCACATGACTGAGCCAAATCCTGTTACCAAGTTTTCACATCTGCTGGTCCCTTTTTATCTGTCCTGTTCTGGCATTTTCACATCACATATGGAACAGAGTAGTCACTGGTTGACCCAATGATAACCACAACTGTTACTGTTGTAGAGACAGTCCTTGCACTTGTTTCAGTTCCACAGCGTGATCTGCTCCATTATGAAAGACCTGTGGGGAAGGCTCACTTTCACCATGTGGGATAGTACCACTCATTTCCTTAGTCAAATGTCACAAGACTGTCACAAGGTCTGATGTATTTTCTGTTCTGCTCACCTTTTCATTCAGTTCTACAAAATATGCCGCccaaaatatgtgtgtgtacagtttcaCAGCTCCCTCATATCATTTGCTCCTATTCACCAATATGAGGTATTTGCTAGATTTTTTTAGGCTGGTCCACATGTCCccagcacacacctgcatgtccCCAAAATGGGTCACAGCCCTTGCACGACGGCTGGCCGGGAGGCGCACAGGCGCGGGATGGAGACGACAATCTCAGCTGAGAGCCCTGCAGTGAAGCCTTGCTTTGAGACAACAGTGCTTTCGTGCTAGGCTGGGGAGAGAGTGTACAGAGTGATGGATTGAGGGCATAAGGGAAACCTCTCTATTGGTTTCAGAATGGGAGGGCACCACGCCAAAAAGCTGCTGATAGCTGTACTACTGCCACTCAGTGGTTATTTTAGTGCACTGCACACAGGGCCCTGCTCAAGTTTATTTgtaccatttacattttaacagcaatTTCAAAGCCTATTCTTTAGTACCATGATCCCAGTCCTAATCCTGATCTCCCATTCCAGTATTTTAATGCACTCCATCAAGATACAAAGAGCGTTTTCACCTCAAGCAATGAGTGCATCAGATTTCTCAGAAAGGCACAGCAGGTAGAAGAGGGAATTGGGCTTTAAACTGCCATACGGAGTGGACTTACATGATAATGAACGGGAATTACCAGGGGTGTTTCCATGTTCTCAGTATCTGAGTAGCACTAattaaaagatgtttttgttcACAACTGGAGGAAGCTGCCCTCAAAAaacttccttcctccctccctctctcccaccaaGCTGTCGGTAGTAACCATGTTTTTACCAGCAGAAAACAAGGCGGTCAGCAAAAGCACGCGTGGCTGTCTGCTCCCTTCTTGCGCATAAACAAGACAAGAGTGTGAAGCACTGCGGCACAGAGAGATACAGGCCTCAGGAGCCCACCTGAGCCTAATTATCGCACCACACTAGCCTGCCAGGGGTGCGACAGCAGTGCCTTCAGCACCTGCACAGCCGCGGGTGGAGGGGACGCCTCCCCGGAGGACAACCGGAGGTGTCAAGTGAGGTCGGCAGGAAGATTCGGCAGAGAATCCTAATGGTCAGTCTGGAGGAGTCAAACAAGGACATTCTCCCACACGCAAGCACAACCACCCGCACGCGGAGACTTCAGCTGTCAGGTCTTTAATCACAGTAATAACGTTTCCATCTTACTAGACAGAGAAAAATACCCAAAAGGACAAGAAACACAAATttttataatgaatataattttgaacagaatttaaaaaaagggggggggctggtgagTGGTGCATGAATGTGGTGTCACATACCCCTGGAGACAGCAGGTGAATCACAACACCGGCTGTCATCTTGGTGCAGAGAAACGGATACCAAGCAGTCTAACCACCAGGGGGTCCCCACTGTTGCCTATTCCAGTATAGAACAGCCTCACCATCCatcacagttacatttacagacAATATGGCTTCTGAGCAAAGTGAAACGGTAAGGTCCTCCTCTCAAGATGGTCTAAATTTATAAACCTTTGTAAAACATGAAAGCGTTTGTAAAATTATGACTAGGAGGGGGGTGGTTGAATGAACCATGACAAATAGCTAAATAATGCCTCTAATGGGCCAGGTTACTGTCTGCAAATGACAATCCCCAACTTCTCCAAGAAACTAAAGGGAAAAAGTCAGACCTTGAGCACGCTACATATAGCTTATTAGCATTAGCTGCTGTCAACTCAGACATAAAATCAACATGGATATACAACTGAAGCCAATTTCAAATCGACCACGAAAAAAATTGATGAGGACAATTTAAGTTGATCCTAAAATTTTTAGAAGGGCTAGagcaaagggggaaaaaaactttttcatatcagtaaataaacagaacTCTGAACGGAATTCTCTCAACAGCACCACCTGCTGACTCCAGGCTGTAAGTGCAGCCTTGCAACAGGCAATGTGGGACATTTGGGGCATTTGATTGGGaacagggggttggggggtgtgcAGTGAAGTGGAGAGGAAATTTCAGTCTTTTCTGCTTCGGTTACATCTCCAGGCCATTTCACACAACCAAAAACAGCCCCTTGattcattaacaaaatgaaCTGCCAGGTTTGACTAAAGTTCAAGTATGTCCTGCAAGattgtttttttgggggtgttGAGGGTACACATTAGACAGGTCCAGGTAGGGAGGGTGAGCAAGTCTGGGGTTTCAGTCACTGTCGAATTTGATGGAATTGACACCGGTGGAGATGGCGCCGCCGCGGTAACTGCCCCTCTTCTTCTTGGTCTTTTCGTGACGGAAGGACTTGCCCTTGGTGAAACGGAGCACGTCGTTGGCCTTCTGGCCCCAGTCTCCGTTGGACCCcagctgggagagaggaaaaagcagAGGTGGGGAGTGAGGCGGGATTCACTACAGGGACCAACTTCGGCATGCTGTGCCAGCACATTACGAGTGTTTATGAGCCTGCACCATCGCTGTATTACTGAATCGGGTAATGAGGCGGCATTGCGCTCTCAGTTGGGGCGCTACTGAAGCAAAGCTTCCCAATGTTCTTTATAAAAAGAGCGGAAATATGCAGTCAGAGAGAAATGCTGGGGCCACTAAATGTCCATCATCACTGTTACAGAATGACGATAAAACGAGTGCTTCGCACTGCAACAATGCAATGTGCTAGCACAAAATAAACGCATCGTAAATATGCCTAACCATGCCCATATCTGAGCCCACAGAGTGCTAGATCACAGTAGCATCTGCTGTGCAGTGGTGTGGCAGGTGTCaagaacgggggggggggggggggtgagagaatACACAGACCACGTCTTCAACTGGCATCTGGCGGACTCACCTTGGCGTTGAAGGAGTTGTCAGCGAGCCGAGGATCCACCTCGACCTCCTCCTCTCTTATTCTACGGAAAGGAGCATTGGATTGCTTGACAGAAAAGAGGCAGGAGACATTGTTTTACTGGTCCGTGCTCCCAACACTGTGCCCAGAATGCACCTGTGCTCCGTGGTATGCGGCTACTCCCCAAGCCCAAATTCCCCGTGAAAACTTTCACTTGTCAACATCAGAGGTGTTCAGGATGCgcattataaatacattaaccACAATGCTTATGTATGCATTACGCTCTATGTATGCtgggataaaaacaaaaaacatcaatattCTTAGTTAGAATATTTCACCAGTTTCAACACCTTAAACAGTTTCTAAAAGACAAGCGCATCAGACCTGACCCTGGGCCAAAGCCTCCTTGCAGGAGAATTACAGCACCGAGCCAGAAGCCCTCAGCGCGTGAGAGTGCTCTACCTTCTGCTTGGCCTTGGGGAAGGAGTGTGGGGTGACCGCTGTCGCTTTCTGGCCTTTGGGCGTTTTCTTCTCCGCTTCAGCCTCCTCCTCACTTTCTGATGAAGACTCTGCGTCCCTTTTCCTCTTGCCGTTTGTGCCTGTCGTCCAGGAGAGAGCATGCTGGGGTGAGAACACATCTGAAGGATAAGGTCAGACTAATATGGAGGTCTGATAAAGTACCATCTCATAAAGGACTGTAATAATCGGTGTACAAGTTCACCGAATGCACCCCATACACAGAAGAAACTTatgcatgcacgcgcgcacacgcacgcatgcacacacgcacacacgcacacacacacacacaacagattACAGGTAAGCCTAAGACGCCCATATGCATAATACTCCACACATTAATGTTGACACGTGACTTAATATTCAATGTCTGAACAAAGTAAGATACCATCAACATGGGAAAAGCAAGAAAGCCAGCGTTAGAGTTATATCTACAGCTATATTCATTGAGAACATCAGAAAAAAGTCCAAGGCTGGGTGAGAGTAAAATTAATGACTTTCAAGCTGGAGCATAAAACAAATGTGACCTTCTAAGTAAGTCTCTCTCTAAAGAGGTCGTAAGCATTTGAAGGCCAGACAACTGATATAAATAGTCTTTCAGTGAGACACTAAAGCAGAACAATATGATGGATGAAGGCTGTGGAACTTGTTTCACATCAAAAATTACTGCCTACTATCCCAAATAAAACGAGTGTTGCATTGATGCGGAAATCGAGTGAGAATGCAATTTGGATGGTAAGAAAAACAAAGATATCTGAATATGAAACTGTCACTAAAATGGCTCATATGCCTTTATCTTAAGCCTTACCGTTGACTGTGGGTGTGGTGACCGCCGTTGCTggctctgcctcctcctcctcctcttctgacGAACTGTCAGAGGAGCTGCTGTCCCCCTTGGTCGTGGCAGAAGGGGCTGGAGTGGACGTTTTTGTGACTGCGGGTGCAGGGGTGGACGTCTTCACTGCCTTCGGACTCTCCTTCTCATCCTCAGAGCTGCTGTCGCTGGAGGATGAAGACTCCGCTGCCTTCTTTGCAGGTGCCTTAGTTGCAGAGGCGGGCGTCTTGGGCGTGGCTGCCTTCCCGTTGGCCACCGCGGGTTTGGCGGGCGTTGTCTTTGATTCCGTCTCTGACTCAGAGTCTGAGCTGCCGGAGGAGTCCGAGCTGCTGctgtcttcctgtttctgaGCTGGTGTGGTTTTAGCAGGTGTGGATTTAGCAGGTGTGGCTTTTGCGGGCGTGGTTTTAGCAGGGGTAGCTGCTGTACCGTTGGCCACTTTGGGCTTGGCGGGTGTTTTCTTtgactctgtctctgactccGAGTCTGAGCTGTCAGAGGAATCTGAGCTGCTACTGTCATCCTGTTTCTGAGCAGGTGTGGCTTTAGCAGGCGTGGCTTTAGCGGGCGTGGCTTTAGCGGGCGTGGCTTTAGCGGGCGTGGCTTTAGCGGGCGTGGCTTTTGAGGGAGTGGGTTTAGCAGGGGTAGCTGCCGTACTGTTGGCCACTGCGGGCTTGGCCGGTGTTTTCTTtgactctgtctctgactctgagTCTGAGCTGTCAGAGGaatctgagctgctgctgtcttcctctttctgaGCGGGTGTGGCCTTAGCGGGCGTGGCTTTAGCAGGCGTGGCTGCCTTCGCTGCAGTCTGTTTGGGGGTTGCTACTGCCTTTTTacccttctcctcttcctcttcctcgctGGAGCTGTCTGACTCGCTGCTACTGGACTCAGCTGCTGGAGGTGCGGCCTTGGCAGGGGGCGTGGCCTTGGCAGGGGTGCTCTTAGCCACAGGTTTTGCTGCCTTGGCGCTGGCGGCCTCATCCTCAGAGTCGGAGCTGTCACTGTCTGAGTCGGAGCTGCTCTCAGCCGCCGCGGCCGGCTTGATCACCGGGGTGGCGGGTTTGGCCGCTGCCTTGGCTGGGGTGACTGCAGGCTTGGCTGGAGTCGGCTTTTTTTGGGGTGGTCCCTCATCTTCGTCTGATGAAGAGCTGTCTGAGTCAGAGCTGCTGGAGGATGCCTTGGCTGTAGAGGTTTTGGGAGCAGCGGGAGTggaggcaggggtgggggcgggtTTAGCAGGAGTTTCGTCCTCTGAGCTGTCAGAATCTGGGGTGAGAAAAGCATAGAATCCATTTATGCACGGTAGAGACACTGAGTCACACGGACAAGACAAACCACTGTAGTCCACAGCCTTCAACTCTTCAACTGACACTGTGAACTGTTCCCAGATGGACTAATCACAGGATGGATGGTAACCCTAATCTAAGCCTGGGCACAATAAACATGAACCAATGACAAATTCCTTGCAAACTTCTGGGAAAAAGGGGCTACAGATTTTGATCACCATGAACCTTCAAAGTGGCCTGCCAAGCAGACAGATATGCAGTATTGGACAGTGCCCTGTCCAAGTGAACCAGTCCAAGGACTTGGTTTATTCTCTGTCCAGCTTCAGCCCTGGCTATGTAGCCCAGTACACAGAACATTGCTATAATCACATTGTGTTCAGATGAAAGGACTTGAGGGCCAACTCACTGTAGAAGAACAGATATTATGCAAGAATTGAGGAAAGACTGGACAGCATTCGTTTGTAGCGGTACGACTCTAGTGTGTGGGGTAGTGTGGGTAAAGTGGCTAGTTGAGATGGTTTCATACTAATACCAAAACTTTGCGGAGCCACTTTTGCAAATGTGTACTGACTGATGATTTGAACTCACTTGGAATTTTCTGTCCCCTGAAAGCATTTCTATCATATGAACTTTTCATTCACTATGTCAGCTTGCGCACACACAACAATATTGCGCAGGACAACCAGACAGAGGTGAGTTTGGCTTGGGGCTGCAAACACCACGCCATTCCAGCCACACTCCAGTGCTGACTCTCACCTGAGCTGGATGAAGAGTCGCCACCTTTCTTGACAGGTGCGGCCTTGGCGGGGGGTGTCTTCTTTGCGGCCGCAGTTGCCTTTGCTGCCGCAGTTGCCTTTGCTgctggctcctcctcctcctcttcctctgagcTGGAGTCTGGCAAAAGAAAAGGAGCACATTACAGGTGCCTTCAGCATGAGCCTCTGTTACAGTGCACAAGACGAATGAAACTACACGTGCAGGccaaatgacaatgacaataagtTTCATTTACACAGAGCTTTTTAAGACTCTAAAAGTACTTACAGTTTGCAGTACAAGAGTTATCAGAAAGCAAGATTTAGATTTAGCGGTTATATTGGGAACTTAACCAGGACAAGTGCAGTGGAAAGTTGTAGAAGTTTTGTGTTCATACCAGAGCTGTCAGAACTGGACTCGGCCTTTTTGGCTACAGGTTTGAGGGTGGCAGGTTTGGCTGGGGCAGCTTTGACTGGGGCAGGCTTAGCTGTGAAAGGGAGGGGGTACAGACAGCATACGATTTAAGAAAGAGCCAGACAgatcaaaaggaaaataaaagggaAGGGCAAGGGCAGACACAACACTCACCAGCCACCTTCTTttcatcctcatcttcatcttcaCTGCTGTCCGAGGAatcactgctctctgctttgCTGACCTTTGCTGGAACGGAAGCCTTCTGCACTGCGGGTGGGGGTGGAACCGCACTGTATGGCCCTGAAACGGCGCCAAGTCATCAGCCAATCGGCAAACTCACAGGCAATGCTGCAGCCTACAGTTATAGGATGATATTTCTAATCTGCAACTGCTCAGCCATCTCTAACTTAATTGCGCTGCAACATAAGCAGAATTGCAAACCATTTCAGCCTAGAGCGCACACAGAATACTTTATCCTTGAAATACCCACGAAGATAGCAGTTATACAAGATTGCATGTCTTAAATTTTAACAATAATTGCAGCAAGCAGAAGTCTTACAccagtgtaaatatttcagtttggtATGTGCTTAAGAGCTACAGAAATTGTTTCAGTGCATATATCAGTTGAGAGCAGGTAAAACCATCTGTGCAGGTATTGCTTGTCAGGTTTGTGAGGGGAGCTGAAAAGATGGACTACCACCAACCACTGAGATTTTATCATGCAACAATGTTAGGTTCAGCAGCTATTAGTTACACCATTCGTGACTTGTTTTCTGCATATGCATGCACCAAGACAAACATACTTGGGCGACAGAACTACAACATGAACTTGTTGAGCTAAGGGTGGTGTTAATTGTGTCATGTGGGTAAAGGGAGGAGTTACCCGGTTTGGGCTTCTTGGTGGGAGGggcctcctcttcttcctctgacgAAGAGTCATCATCACTGCTggattctgctgctgctgccgccttGGCAGGGGGGGTCTTGACTGGGGCGGACGGTTTAACTGGTTTCTGCAAAGGGGAGACATTGTGTGCATGCCATGTTAACACCACGGCACACGcaaacactcccagaccactcCAACTGCAGTATGTCCCTGACTGTGATATAGCTGTGTCTGGCCACCGTGACAGGCATCTCCAGAGCATTAAGCACAGCATCTAGAGCTTAgtacaggaagtgacatcacctTGGCTGGCTCCTCGTCCTCTGAGTCACTTGAGctgtcgctgctgctgctgctttcctGCTTCTTCTGGGGGGCGGCGGCTTTCGGGGCAGCGGCTTTCGGGGCAGCCttcacagctgcagacacaggGGCAAAGGGAAACGCTCTGTGAGTCAgtgttaccatgacaacagctAAAACACAACTCAGGTGGTGGGGTGTGGGAGTGGAGTGAGGGCGGCATCTGAATGCCAAGGTGAAACCCATTACAGAAACCCCAAACTGCCAGCCCAGACACAAATGCAACTCAGATTACCTAGAATCTGACTGTATTACAAACAAAGATGGTAAGCAAAAACAGGCATTAGAGTCTGGGGAGGATGGGCTATGGTAGGTCAGGGGTCTGACTGACCTGCAGCAGGGGTCTTCGCTGCCCCCTCATCTTCGGAATCAGACTCTTCGCTGCTGGAGCTGGTGTCGTCCTTCCTGGCCGCTGCAGCGGGCTTTGCTGGAGCCTTAGCAGGGAGACAAAACGAAAAGGGTCAGTGGGGGGGAAAGAGTCAGGAAACCTGGAGTGTCAATGAATCACAACAAAGATGTTGTACCCAAGGAGACAGAGCGAGTTACGTGTTTATAGTGAGGAAACAAAAGACTTTGGGCACTGAGAGGTCCATAAACAAGGCCTGCAAACTGAGTGAGAACGTCATACACCCACTTATGAGACCAtatctgtgtttcctctcttccaTTGCTCCCTTGGAGTCATAATTTACCATCATCTTCAGCCTCACCTTTGCTGGGGTCTTGCTTGCAGCCTCATCTTCAGAGTCACTCGagtcctcactgctgctgctggactcCTGCTTGGCAGCAGGTTTCttagctggagctggagctttGGGAACTGGcaaagcagagagacacagacattcAATGGTCACTGCTGGGGCTGCCTACTCCTCTCCAAAAGGGCTATTCAGAAGGGGGCCTTTTCACTGTCCATCACCAATATCGCACGTTTGGGCTGTCCTTAAATATCTGGATTACATCTTCAATGGTCAAAGCTCTCATAGCTGGAGCAAACACGGAGTGCAATCCTTCAAAACAACTTATCAGCATCAGTCAGGAAATGGCACAGCTGGAGCAAACTGACGGTATGACTACTAGTCATACCTAGAGATATTGATCCAAGCACCGATGAACAAATGAGCCCCTATAATGCAGCCCTTCAGGAGCGCTGCAGCAGTGTGTCCTGCCCCCTACTGGTAGCTGTCGTACCTGCAGGTGCGGTTTTAACAGCCggctctgcctcctcctcacTGCTGGAACTCTCTTCTTCCTTCCTGGCCTTTTTGGCAGAGGGGCCATTGGCTGCTGGTGTTTTAGTCTGCGCCTTGCGCTTCTTTGCTTCGGGAGACCtgaggaaggaaaaaacaaacaaaacaaaccaatacAGAATAATTGGAATGGACCTGTGCTGCAGCTGACATGATAGCTGGTCCTTCTAACCCAATTTTTTGTGTGGTTACATCTATTACACCAGCTTTCATGGTAAAACAGACTGACCCTACCAATACGTACACTGCAAAGTTAACCTCCAATGGGAATATACTGATTCCTCACTAGCCTGGCGGCCAAGAACAAAACTGTTGAATACCAAGAcactgtgaaaaaatatattcccaTACCCAGCATTGTCACATGATGGGCATGTATGCTTGTAGCACTGTACCCTATTGTTAAATTTCCACAGGAGGTTATGCATCAAGGGAAATTCAAGtgcataacagaaaaaaatgatgtatcCATATGCAGCACAGGGACAAAATACAACTCTGAATGGTTTCTATGACTTCTTCTCGACTTATCTGGGTTCTCTAATGCTAAAACTAAAAGCGGGAATGACAAGCAAGTGTCAATGACATTTGATTCAAAGTACTGAAATTCAATCACAGGAACTGAACTTACTTCACCCAGAAATTGAAGATATCCAAGAGACTCTGCTCATTCTGGTCCACGGCCGTCTGTAAACCAGGACGAGAAGGATAACACACAATATAGAACAGCTGGTGGTACAGACTACATTAATCTGAAGCAACTTTACCGGACATTTGGAGGGTTGTGTCGCTAAAATCTTGACTTTTTTGATCGATATGACGCACTTGAAGTTCTGTTAAAGCTCTAGATGGTAGCGCTATACAGTGGCAGCCGCCAGAACAAGTGCATAACAATGATTCATCGCCATACCCCTGATGAACCGGTGGAAATGTAACTGCTCGGGATTTCATACTCTCTGAAACACAGTTGCAATATCCACAAACACCGTCACTGGAGATGTCAAATACTGGGTACAGTAGCGAGATCTAATTCAATAGCTTCAGCATGGCGTTGGACTTCAACCACACGGTTTGAGATCGAGTCACAGGTGGTACACATGCATTTACCTAGCCAGTATCCATGGGTACTCAGCAAACTTGAAGCATTTGCTAAACAGCTAGGTAATTAACTAGTCAATATGATAAATCATCATGAAAAAATTGtcaaataacattaatatttatgctAGCTCGCTAAAACCACCGTAATGCTTTTATTCCACATAACTAGCAAGCAAACTTAACGTCTGGCATACTTTCTTATTCACATTAAGTAAAAATTTCTGAAGGGTGTTAGGTACATAATTCTAAAACAGAACGGCCACGTCTGAAAAGCATTTAATCTATTCGGCGATTTCTTGAGGCACACGTGTTCTCAATGCTGCGTCTCACGGCGTCACGTTTCCCTGAACTTTCGAGCCGGTAAAGAGAAAGACTTCTTTAATAACACATAACCATTCGCAGCGTCCCCCCACGTATTGTCGCTGCGTGCTTACCACTTTGGCCTTCTTTGAAAACTGCTCCGCGGCCTTCGTAAAATTGTTCTCCAAGAGAAACGAGTAAACATGTTGGTACAGATCGCTTGGAACCGTGCTTTGCTCCGCCATCTTCGCTGGCTATAGTAGAAGGAAGTGAGGTTGATGGAGCAGTCACATTGGCCACTATAGCAGCGACGCACAATAAATACGTCATCCTACAATTAAAACGAAAGATAAACGTCTGCAATTGCTTTT contains the following coding sequences:
- the nolc1 gene encoding nucleolar and coiled-body phosphoprotein 1 — encoded protein: MAEQSTVPSDLYQHVYSFLLENNFTKAAEQFSKKAKVTAVDQNEQSLLDIFNFWVKSPEAKKRKAQTKTPAANGPSAKKARKEEESSSSEEEAEPAVKTAPAVPKAPAPAKKPAAKQESSSSSEDSSDSEDEAASKTPAKVRLKMMAPAKPAAAARKDDTSSSSEESDSEDEGAAKTPAAAVKAAPKAAAPKAAAPQKKQESSSSSDSSSDSEDEEPAKKPVKPSAPVKTPPAKAAAAAESSSDDDSSSEEEEEAPPTKKPKPGPYSAVPPPPAVQKASVPAKVSKAESSDSSDSSEDEDEDEKKVAAKPAPVKAAPAKPATLKPVAKKAESSSDSSDSSSEEEEEEEPAAKATAAAKATAAAKKTPPAKAAPVKKGGDSSSSSDSDSSEDETPAKPAPTPASTPAAPKTSTAKASSSSSDSDSSSSDEDEGPPQKKPTPAKPAVTPAKAAAKPATPVIKPAAAAESSSDSDSDSSDSEDEAASAKAAKPVAKSTPAKATPPAKAAPPAAESSSSESDSSSEEEEEEKGKKAVATPKQTAAKAATPAKATPAKATPAQKEEDSSSSDSSDSSDSESETESKKTPAKPAVANSTAATPAKPTPSKATPAKATPAKATPAKATPAKATPAKATPAQKQDDSSSSDSSDSSDSESETESKKTPAKPKVANGTAATPAKTTPAKATPAKSTPAKTTPAQKQEDSSSSDSSGSSDSESETESKTTPAKPAVANGKAATPKTPASATKAPAKKAAESSSSSDSSSEDEKESPKAVKTSTPAPAVTKTSTPAPSATTKGDSSSSDSSSEEEEEEAEPATAVTTPTVNGTNGKRKRDAESSSESEEEAEAEKKTPKGQKATAVTPHSFPKAKQKQSNAPFRRIREEEVEVDPRLADNSFNAKLGSNGDWGQKANDVLRFTKGKSFRHEKTKKKRGSYRGGAISTGVNSIKFDSD